The segment AAGATAATCACAGCGGCCGAGGTCGAGACCTCGCTTATGAAGCTCATAGATGATATCGAGAAGACCAAGAGGCGTGTCAACGCTCTCGAGTTCAAGGTCATACCCGATATCAAGGACACCATCAGGTTCATAGGCTTCGCACTGGAGGAGATGGACAGGGACAACATAGTCAGGCTGAAGAAGCTCAAGGCGAAGGCTCAGAAGCGCGCCAAGGCTGAGGAGGCTGAAAAGGCGGCCAAGGCAGCTGCCGAGGCTGCAGCCTCCGCCACATGAGCATGACCGGATGGGCCGAGCGCAAGGCAAAGGAGTGGTTTGGGACCCCCGAGAAGAAGATGAGGTTGCTGCAGTGGCTGGTGTACATCTCCAACCTCTACGTAATTCTCGGGGTATTCATATTAATTTATATTCTGTACGGAGAGCACCTTCACGCGCTCTGGGATGCGATCAGGAGCGGTGAGCTTTAGCTGATGTCGCAGGTTCTGTTTGGATCAAGCATGCTTTGTTCGGTGTTGTTCTCTGTTTTTCTGGTCTCGGCGTTATCATCATGATTTTGTGGTTCTCGCTTCTCTCACTCCTTTTTCTGCATCTCGATGCAGCGTGATCGCAGCATGAGATTCGCAGAATCGCACCAGAGGGAAACCGATATCTCCAACCTCCTGATATCTCACCATCATGACTCAGGCTCTTTATCTGGATGACAGCTACATGCGCAGCTTTGATGCGATCGTCACCGGTGTTGATGACTCGGGAGTGTATCTCGACAGGACTGCATTCTATCCGAGATCTGGCGGTCAGCCATCGGATCTGGGCATTCTGATCAGAGGCGATGAGGTGTTCAGAGTCGAAAGCGTGGAGCTCTCAGAGCGTGGCATATGCCATCGCGCTCATGGACTCTCTCCTGGAGATGAGGTCAGGGGCGAGATAGACTGGGAGAGGAGGTACAGGATCATGCGGAGCCATACAGCATGCCATATCCTGAGCGCGGTGATATTCAGGGAGACAGGAGCGCTGATAACAGGGAACCAGATCAACATCGACAGGTCCAGGGTTGACTTCAGCCTCGAGGCATTTGACAGAAGCATGATTGAGACGTACGTGGGAATGGCAAACGATCTAATAAAAGAGGGTCACCCGGTGAGGGTTAGGGTTCTGACTAGAGATGAGGCGATGGAGATACCGGATCTTGTAAGGCTGGCCATGAACGTTCCGGAGCGGGAGAGCGTGAGGGTAATTGAGATCGAGGGTGTGGATCTGCAGGCATGCGGGGGCACACATGTCAGGAACACATCGGAGATCGGTGAGATGAGGCTCGTTAAGGCGGAGAACAAGGGGAAGAGCAACAGAAGGGTGTACTTCGAGCTGGTGGGATGATGCACATAATGGAGCTTCTCGGAAGATGCAGGGTGAAGGTGAAGGACGAGAAGGTGGTTGAGGCCACAGAGCCGCTCATAGAGTGGTGCCCTCTTTTCGACAAGGTCAGGGGAATAAAAAGGATAACATCCGAGGCTGCTGCCGGGAATGCTGAGTTCCGCATAAGAGAGCACGGGATGTTCACGCCCAGGCGGAAGCTTGAGACGAAGACTTTCGTGAGCTTTGGCGCCTCTGAGACACTGATGACAGGCATATCCAGGGGTCTCATCGAGGCAGCGGTCACGGTCTGTGATGGAGCCGGTACAGTGATATCCGACTCTCCATCGCTCGTCCAGGGTATGGGCGGCTGGATCTCCGGGCTTCTGGAGACCGAGCCGATACCGGAGGTTATAGAATACATCGAGCGAAAGGGCGGCACAGTGCTTTCCCCCAGGGACGCGCGAATCGATCAGGTGGAGGGCGCGAGAATCGCTGCGCAGAGATACAGGAGATTCGCGGTCACAGTCACAGATGCGAAAACTGCATTTGAGCTGAGAAAGCTGGAGCAGGAGACCGGCTGCAG is part of the Methanothrix sp. genome and harbors:
- the alaXM gene encoding alanyl-tRNA editing protein AlaXM — its product is MTQALYLDDSYMRSFDAIVTGVDDSGVYLDRTAFYPRSGGQPSDLGILIRGDEVFRVESVELSERGICHRAHGLSPGDEVRGEIDWERRYRIMRSHTACHILSAVIFRETGALITGNQINIDRSRVDFSLEAFDRSMIETYVGMANDLIKEGHPVRVRVLTRDEAMEIPDLVRLAMNVPERESVRVIEIEGVDLQACGGTHVRNTSEIGEMRLVKAENKGKSNRRVYFELVG
- a CDS encoding DUF2099 family protein, with the translated sequence MHIMELLGRCRVKVKDEKVVEATEPLIEWCPLFDKVRGIKRITSEAAAGNAEFRIREHGMFTPRRKLETKTFVSFGASETLMTGISRGLIEAAVTVCDGAGTVISDSPSLVQGMGGWISGLLETEPIPEVIEYIERKGGTVLSPRDARIDQVEGARIAAQRYRRFAVTVTDAKTAFELRKLEQETGCRILIVGVHLTGISRDDAELLLSAADIVTGCASKHIRELVKPLVQVGTAVPLFGLTRWGKELLVERAKDVEQPILINTMPLPVLPEHKQPRPLV